From Polynucleobacter sp. JS-JIR-II-b4, a single genomic window includes:
- a CDS encoding energy transducer TonB, with protein MFAPQIKTPSSSERDSSSTVNESHAHGASKGAGRQALGAARQAIYSPKPHYPLASRQLKEQGLVIARLCVSEQGLVQDVGITQSSGFQGLDRSAIKALAQWRFEPISIVPPQVSLQCFQTPIQFTLEG; from the coding sequence TTGTTCGCACCCCAAATCAAGACACCTTCCAGCAGTGAGCGCGATAGTTCCAGTACTGTAAATGAATCCCATGCGCATGGTGCTAGCAAGGGAGCTGGGCGTCAAGCATTAGGTGCAGCTAGACAGGCTATATACAGCCCTAAACCCCATTACCCCTTAGCCAGCAGACAACTTAAGGAGCAGGGTTTGGTTATTGCAAGATTATGTGTAAGTGAGCAAGGCCTTGTCCAAGACGTTGGTATCACCCAAAGCTCAGGCTTTCAGGGTTTGGATCGCTCAGCCATCAAGGCTTTGGCTCAGTGGAGATTTGAACCCATTTCAATAGTTCCTCCCCAGGTTTCTTTGCAATGCTTTCAAACACCTATTCAATTTACCTTGGAAGGCTAG